One window of the Geoalkalibacter sp. genome contains the following:
- the rplR gene encoding 50S ribosomal protein L18 encodes MSVAQQRRNARLKRKDRVRRKVVGTPGRPRLCVFRSARHIYAQIIEDTTGQTLATVSTLSKDVLEGEAYSGNIEAAKAVGKAIARVALDKDIREVVFDRNGFLYHGRVKALADSAREAGLVF; translated from the coding sequence GTGAGCGTCGCACAGCAAAGAAGAAACGCGCGGCTCAAGCGCAAGGATCGGGTGCGCCGCAAGGTTGTCGGCACCCCCGGGCGGCCGCGCCTTTGTGTATTCCGTAGCGCCCGGCATATCTATGCGCAGATCATCGAGGACACCACCGGCCAGACCCTTGCCACGGTATCAACCCTGAGCAAGGATGTGCTCGAGGGCGAGGCATATTCCGGCAATATCGAGGCGGCCAAGGCCGTCGGCAAGGCGATTGCGCGGGTTGCCCTGGACAAGGACATCAGGGAAGTGGTTTTCGACAGAAACGGATTTCTCTACCACGGTCGTGTCAAGGCATTGGCGGACAGCGCTCGCGAAGCCGGCCTGGTTTTTTAG
- the rplF gene encoding 50S ribosomal protein L6 has protein sequence MSRIGKLPVQIPSGVKIALDGCAIQVQGPKGRLGRNLPADVKVLVEGETIRVEPLSLEAKHRAVQGLVRTLIANMVDGVTKGFERILEINGVGYRADLKGNVLNLSLGYSHPIEYKLPEGIGAEVEKQTKITVRGVDKELVGATAAKIRSFRGPEPYRGKGIKYADEKIIRKAGKTGKK, from the coding sequence ATGTCACGGATTGGTAAACTGCCTGTCCAGATTCCGTCCGGGGTGAAAATCGCTCTCGACGGTTGCGCTATTCAAGTACAGGGCCCCAAGGGGCGTCTTGGCCGAAACCTTCCGGCCGATGTTAAGGTTTTGGTCGAGGGCGAGACGATTCGCGTCGAACCGCTGAGCCTGGAAGCCAAGCACCGCGCCGTGCAAGGCTTGGTGCGCACCTTGATCGCCAACATGGTCGACGGGGTGACCAAAGGATTCGAGCGCATCCTCGAAATCAACGGCGTCGGTTATCGTGCCGATCTCAAGGGTAACGTGCTCAATCTTTCTCTTGGCTATTCGCATCCGATCGAGTATAAGCTCCCGGAAGGAATCGGCGCCGAGGTCGAGAAGCAGACCAAGATCACGGTTCGGGGCGTCGATAAGGAATTGGTCGGCGCGACCGCGGCCAAGATTCGTTCTTTCCGCGGGCCCGAACCCTATCGGGGCAAGGGGATCAAGTACGCCGACGAGAAGATTATTCGCAAGGCCGGCAAGACCGGCAAAAAATAA